From Ictalurus punctatus breed USDA103 chromosome 2, Coco_2.0, whole genome shotgun sequence:
AATAACCcaattttgattttaaaaaacaaacaacctaaACTCGGTGTCATTCAGCAGGCTTTCCCCAGGACATCATACATTATCTGTGTACATTATCATAGAATACTGGTATTAAAAGTCTTGACCTCTGTTAACCTTTTGTGAATTTAGCCACCTGTTCCCCTTGTTGGTGATTCAGCACAACTGGACCATCTCAAACAGCCAGACCACAGTGCAGGTACAAAAAAAGATATAATTCAAGATAAATTAATTATTCACTCcttaatgttaaaaaataaatgggaaaaaatgGATCACTACATTTTATTGAAGTagtcaaatgtgtgtgtattattctCTAGGCATTCATCAGAGGACAGTGCTTGCTGTGCCGAAAACATCAGAGCAGAGTttctttcagcagtttgtgcgaCCACAGCAGCTGCTTGAGGGCAGGGTAAGAACAACTCAACACAATGATACATAACCTAAAAGcttttataaatgtgtaaagAACCTTTGCCTGTCAATCGTCACTGAtcttattttgaaaaaattgtttatattaGCAGGATGCTGAAGCAATCTACCAGTGGCTGTCTGAGTTTCAGCTGGAGCAGTACACTTGTAACTTCATCAACGCAGGCTATGATGTCCCCACTATCAGCCGAATGACTCCTGAGGTAGTATTCTCACCAGTTATAAAATTCATTTATGGTTCCTAGCACTACTTTTCAAATCACTATAGAATACGTGTTTATTCTCAGTATGGTTCTGTTTCTCTTATTCAGATGCCTCATTCATGTAGTTATTAATTTTCCTCTTTATCAGGATCTCACTGCTATTGGTGTTACAAAGCCAGGTCACCGGAAGAAAATCTCAATGGAGATTGGAAACCTAAGTATTCCAGAGTGGCTACCTGAATATACACCAGTGAGTCATGTAAAAACCTGCTTGCCAGTGCTTTGTCAGTGTTCCACGTCTCTGTTTGTTCCTGTTGCTGAAAATGTATGTCATCCATGCTAATTATTTTGCCTATTAAAATCTAATATGTGGTACAGCAGGCTGTGTGTAaggtggtggatggatggatggaaagatggtggtggtggtctgGGAAGACCCATTGGATGTGACTGGCTGAATTCTAGtgaacagccaaaaaaaaagatgagccAGCTTAACAAATTCAGCACTTAATGCACTGCCTTGCATTTCTTGTCTGTGAAAGATGGTTCAGGTATTGCCAATTACAACTAAATGTGTCATGCTGTCATTAAATAATgacataagcctaatcaattcagtttgtaatcaaaTACCAACTGTCAAAATCAACTTTCTGTCGTGTGACTGTGCCACAGTGGATTTGGAAAGGAATTTTCACACATTTAGGGGTAgccagattttaaaatgctgtaacATCAGTATAGTTATGCTGCCGAGCTacatatagtaaaaaaaaaaatgtgttcccagactgccacacatttatgtatgtatgcacaTCTATGTTCATGTGTATTTCCCCCCTTCTCTTTCTTATAGGTGGATCTTGGTGAATGGCTCAGTGCTATAGGCCTGCCTCAATACCATACGAAGCTGCTAGAGAATGGCTATGACTCCATCAACATTGTACGAGACCTCACATGGGAGGACTTACAGGAGATTGGGATCACTAAGCTAGGTGAGTACATTATATTTCTGCCTGTGCAATACCCTGGCTCCATTTGTCCAGTTTTGACTTTCACTGCATTATTAGGAAAGTTATCACTGCTTTAATACCATACTGGTCACATTAGCTGGTAAGCTAATGTGATTTTGAAAAGGGCAAAAGTGGTGACTAGAGTTCATGCTTGAGTGTGGCTTGAGTTCATGCTTTCTGAATTATCACtcatgtgtttgtatatattacTGTTTTAGTTATACAATGAGAAACCCCTCTGATGATTGTGTGCCTTTTAACCATTGTCAGGGCATCAGAAGAAAATCATGCTGGCAGTAAAGAAGCTTTCTGATCTCCATAAGGCTCTCCTCCAGGCCGAGTCAGGTCAGGGCACTCTGCGCTGCAAGCATCTGTCTGCACTGGACCTGCTGCCCATTGATGGAGGTGACCCTACCAAgccctacacacacaaaatgctcACCTTCCAGGCTAGTGAGCTGAGTGCTGAACTCCAGAGTGCCATGTCAACACAGCATGATGACCTTCAGGAGGGCCTGGCTATCAAGAGTGCTGTGGCTCTTTCAGTGAGCCAGGAGAGTATTGATGCTCGTTCGGGTGGTTCAGGCTGGTCACAGGAGAACCCCATAATGTCTTGCTCCTTCTCATCAGCTACCCCTTGTCACAGCCAGTCTCAAGATAGTCAGCTCAACAGCCcttcaaaacaaagaaacattCCAGAAGGTCAGGACCATCAGCAAAAGGGGCCCACTGGTTCCTGTCCATCGTGCATTATGATGGATGTCAAGCCCAAACCAGGTAGTTCTTTGGCACAGAAAGCCTTCAGCTACTTGAATGCTAACAGTGGCACAGCCACCCTGGACCACAGTTTGCCCAGAGTGCCTAAAAAGCACACACAGAATCTGACACGCCATGCATTGTCTGACGGTGAGGCTGAGGAAGAGGATGATGAACAGCTGGCAATGCCTTCCACCACTGCACTGCCTTCTTATGCCACACTGAGCCGCAGACCTAAACGTGGGCATCTCATCCGAGCCCAGTCTACGCCAGAGCAGTCAGTTAATCGTAGCCACTCATTTGCAGTCAGGACCCGGCGCAAAGGccctccccctcctccaccCAAGCGCCTCAGCTCTgtcagcagtagtagtagcagcagcactGAGACTGCAAAGTCTCCAGCCCCACCTATAGGTCAAGTGGAGACTGACAACCCTGAAAGTGTCAAGAGCATTGCAGCTACTCCAGAAACAACCATAATGGGCCCCAAGGCTAACCTCTGCCGTGAAGGCAAAACTGCCCTTTCTGGGTCCTCTGAGATTTCCAGGAGAAGGGTTTTGAGCCAGAGCGAAACTAGCATGCATCCACAGGCTAAAAGAGATGACCGAGTTGTTAAGTCAGATTCTGAGGAGGATGAAGGTGCTAAGGACAAAGGCCTGGACAGTTCTTCCTCACCTCAAAATAGTTCTGGGGAGTGTATCCCCTTTGCTGAAGAGGGCAACCTCACCATCAAGCAACGGCCCAAAGCAAGCAAAGTTGACAGCACCACTGAGGCTCCAGAGAAAGAGACGTCAGCTAAGGTGCCAGAGCTGCCAGAGTTTAAATTGAAGGAATCAGACACAGTAAAGAGGCGCCATAAGCTGAAGGAGAAGGACCAGCCACTTGCCATGCCCACTAGCAGAGGAGAGAGTGGGCAACAGTGTCTAAGTGCAGTTAACCTGTGCATCAGTGAGATATCAATTACACCACCATATGTGCAACCTCTAATTGTGCAGGCTCTGAAGACACCTCTCTCCCCGGAACCAGCCAGTCCACCAAAACCTGCACATCACACTAGTAATCTCAATCAGCATGCTCCTGCAGTCAcaggtacactatatggccaaaagtttgtggacacctgaccatcacacccttatgtgcttttttgAACATCCCTTTCCAGATATAGCAAAGGGTG
This genomic window contains:
- the LOC108255837 gene encoding caskin-2 isoform X5 — encoded protein: MGKEQELLQAIKNGDLSSTQKLLTKFKGSRNKLLGSTKRLNINYQDPEGFSALHHAALTGTTDLLSLLLEAHATVDIKDSNGMRPLHYAAWQGKTDSVLMLLRAGASVNGASQDGQIPLHLAAQYGHYDVSEMLLQHQSNPCCVNKAKKTPLDLACEFGRLKVVQLLLSSNMITTLLEGDSGDPTDSAFNTPLHLAARNGHKDIIRLLLKVGININRVTKAGTALHEAALYGKTEVVRLLLDAGIDSNIRNSYNQTALDIVNQFTTSHASKDIKQLLRDATGILQVRALKDYWNLHDPTALNIRAGDVIMVLEQHMDGRWKGHIHDSQRGIDRVGYFPPSIVEVISRHYGGTLSRHCSMPCQRHQLCRAPLSSGLSMNTSATPKTDDSYIPNSLLAPTHANCLSTNRAGDRNSVGSTGSVGSTRSAGSGQSTENTTTSNGQHSTNAEASKPPVPLVGDSAQLDHLKQPDHSAGIHQRTVLAVPKTSEQSFFQQFVRPQQLLEGRQDAEAIYQWLSEFQLEQYTCNFINAGYDVPTISRMTPEDLTAIGVTKPGHRKKISMEIGNLSIPEWLPEYTPVDLGEWLSAIGLPQYHTKLLENGYDSINIVRDLTWEDLQEIGITKLGHQKKIMLAVKKLSDLHKALLQAESGQGTLRCKHLSALDLLPIDGGDPTKPYTHKMLTFQASELSAELQSAMSTQHDDLQEGLAIKSAVALSVSQESIDARSGGSGWSQENPIMSCSFSSATPCHSQSQDSQLNSPSKQRNIPEGQDHQQKGPTGSCPSCIMMDVKPKPGSSLAQKAFSYLNANSGTATLDHSLPRVPKKHTQNLTRHALSDGEAEEEDDEQLAMPSTTALPSYATLSRRPKRGHLIRAQSTPEQSVNRSHSFAVRTRRKGPPPPPPKRLSSVSSSSSSSTETAKSPAPPIGQVETDNPESVKSIAATPETTIMGPKANLCREGKTALSGSSEISRRRVLSQSETSMHPQAKRDDRVVKSDSEEDEGAKDKGLDSSSSPQNSSGECIPFAEEGNLTIKQRPKASKVDSTTEAPEKETSAKVPELPEFKLKESDTVKRRHKLKEKDQPLAMPTSRGESGQQCLSAVNLCISEISITPPYVQPLIVQALKTPLSPEPASPPKPAHHTSNLNQHAPAVTAGQQGVMLSVVQNVAFAAPTSSMPCSPVAVPPVQMVTSGTFQACVEAGPESMLVQQRLDQTSSSLEKALKAVEKKLTLEDMNDGGCNTVKSAGNILDDIGNMFDDLAYQLDAMLD
- the LOC108255837 gene encoding caskin-2 isoform X7; this translates as MKEIRTRRNDWLMGIIMKTFPSKDGMVRKVEAKVVMQDATGILQVRALKDYWNLHDPTALNIRAGDVIMVLEQHMDGRWKGHIHDSQRGIDRVGYFPPSIVEVISRHYGGTLSRHCSMPCQRHQLCRAPLSSGLSMNTSATPKTDDSYIPNSLLAPTHANCLSTNRGGPPSSCSQLTLPFLEDIWVLRNSCAAGDRNSVGSTGSVGSTRSAGSGQSTENTTTSNGQHSTNAEASKPPVPLVGDSAQLDHLKQPDHSAGIHQRTVLAVPKTSEQSFFQQFVRPQQLLEGRQDAEAIYQWLSEFQLEQYTCNFINAGYDVPTISRMTPEDLTAIGVTKPGHRKKISMEIGNLSIPEWLPEYTPVDLGEWLSAIGLPQYHTKLLENGYDSINIVRDLTWEDLQEIGITKLGHQKKIMLAVKKLSDLHKALLQAESGQGTLRCKHLSALDLLPIDGGDPTKPYTHKMLTFQASELSAELQSAMSTQHDDLQEGLAIKSAVALSVSQESIDARSGGSGWSQENPIMSCSFSSATPCHSQSQDSQLNSPSKQRNIPEGQDHQQKGPTGSCPSCIMMDVKPKPGSSLAQKAFSYLNANSGTATLDHSLPRVPKKHTQNLTRHALSDGEAEEEDDEQLAMPSTTALPSYATLSRRPKRGHLIRAQSTPEQSVNRSHSFAVRTRRKGPPPPPPKRLSSVSSSSSSSTETAKSPAPPIGQVETDNPESVKSIAATPETTIMGPKANLCREGKTALSGSSEISRRRVLSQSETSMHPQAKRDDRVVKSDSEEDEGAKDKGLDSSSSPQNSSGECIPFAEEGNLTIKQRPKASKVDSTTEAPEKETSAKVPELPEFKLKESDTVKRRHKLKEKDQPLAMPTSRGESGQQCLSAVNLCISEISITPPYVQPLIVQALKTPLSPEPASPPKPAHHTSNLNQHAPAVTAGQQGVMLSVVQNVAFAAPTSSMPCSPVAVPPVQMVTSGTFQACVEAGPESMLVQQRLDQTSSSLEKALKAVEKKLTLEDMNDGGCNTVKSAGNILDDIGNMFDDLAYQLDAMLD
- the LOC108255837 gene encoding caskin-2 isoform X6 encodes the protein MGKEQELLQAIKNGDLSSTQKLLTKFKGSRNKLLGSTKRLNINYQDPEGFSALHHAALTGTTDLLSLLLEAHATVDIKDSNGMRPLHYAAWQGKTDSVLMLLRAGASVNGASQDGQIPLHLAAQYGHYDVSEMLLQHQSNPCCVNKAKKTPLDLACEFGRLKVVQLLLSSNMITTLLEGDSGDPTDSAFNTPLHLAARNGHKDIIRLLLKVGININRVTKAGTALHEAALYGKTEVVRLLLDAGIDSNIRNSYNQTALDIVNQFTTSHASKDIKQLLRDATGILQVRALKDYWNLHDPTALNIRAGDVIMVLEQHMDGRWKGHIHDSQRGIDRVGYFPPSIVEVISRHYGGTLSRHCSMPCQRHQLCRAPLSSGLSMNTSATPKTDDSYIPNSLLAPTHANCLSTNRGDRNSVGSTGSVGSTRSAGSGQSTENTTTSNGQHSTNAEASKPPVPLVGDSAQLDHLKQPDHSAGIHQRTVLAVPKTSEQSFFQQFVRPQQLLEGRQDAEAIYQWLSEFQLEQYTCNFINAGYDVPTISRMTPEDLTAIGVTKPGHRKKISMEIGNLSIPEWLPEYTPVDLGEWLSAIGLPQYHTKLLENGYDSINIVRDLTWEDLQEIGITKLGHQKKIMLAVKKLSDLHKALLQAESGQGTLRCKHLSALDLLPIDGGDPTKPYTHKMLTFQASELSAELQSAMSTQHDDLQEGLAIKSAVALSVSQESIDARSGGSGWSQENPIMSCSFSSATPCHSQSQDSQLNSPSKQRNIPEGQDHQQKGPTGSCPSCIMMDVKPKPGSSLAQKAFSYLNANSGTATLDHSLPRVPKKHTQNLTRHALSDGEAEEEDDEQLAMPSTTALPSYATLSRRPKRGHLIRAQSTPEQSVNRSHSFAVRTRRKGPPPPPPKRLSSVSSSSSSSTETAKSPAPPIGQVETDNPESVKSIAATPETTIMGPKANLCREGKTALSGSSEISRRRVLSQSETSMHPQAKRDDRVVKSDSEEDEGAKDKGLDSSSSPQNSSGECIPFAEEGNLTIKQRPKASKVDSTTEAPEKETSAKVPELPEFKLKESDTVKRRHKLKEKDQPLAMPTSRGESGQQCLSAVNLCISEISITPPYVQPLIVQALKTPLSPEPASPPKPAHHTSNLNQHAPAVTAGQQGVMLSVVQNVAFAAPTSSMPCSPVAVPPVQMVTSGTFQACVEAGPESMLVQQRLDQTSSSLEKALKAVEKKLTLEDMNDGGCNTVKSAGNILDDIGNMFDDLAYQLDAMLD
- the LOC108255837 gene encoding caskin-2 isoform X1, encoding MGKEQELLQAIKNGDLSSTQKLLTKFKGSRNKLLGSTKRLNINYQDPEGFSALHHAALTGTTDLLSLLLEAHATVDIKDSNGMRPLHYAAWQGKTDSVLMLLRAGASVNGASQDGQIPLHLAAQYGHYDVSEMLLQHQSNPCCVNKAKKTPLDLACEFGRLKVVQLLLSSNMITTLLEGDSGDPTDSAFNTPLHLAARNGHKDIIRLLLKVGININRVTKAGTALHEAALYGKTEVVRLLLDAGIDSNIRNSYNQTALDIVNQFTTSHASKDIKQLLRDATGILQVRALKDYWNLHDPTALNIRAGDVIMVLEQHMDGRWKGHIHDSQRGIDRVGYFPPSIVEVISRHYGGTLSRHCSMPCQRHQLCRAPLSSGLSMNTSATPKTDDSYIPNSLLAPTHANCLSTNRGGPPSSCSQLTLPFLEDIWVLRNSCAAGDRNSVGSTGSVGSTRSAGSGQSTENTTTSNGQHSTNAEASKPPVPLVGDSAQLDHLKQPDHSAGIHQRTVLAVPKTSEQSFFQQFVRPQQLLEGRQDAEAIYQWLSEFQLEQYTCNFINAGYDVPTISRMTPEDLTAIGVTKPGHRKKISMEIGNLSIPEWLPEYTPVDLGEWLSAIGLPQYHTKLLENGYDSINIVRDLTWEDLQEIGITKLGHQKKIMLAVKKLSDLHKALLQAESGQGTLRCKHLSALDLLPIDGGDPTKPYTHKMLTFQASELSAELQSAMSTQHDDLQEGLAIKSAVALSVSQESIDARSGGSGWSQENPIMSCSFSSATPCHSQSQDSQLNSPSKQRNIPEGQDHQQKGPTGSCPSCIMMDVKPKPGSSLAQKAFSYLNANSGTATLDHSLPRVPKKHTQNLTRHALSDGEAEEEDDEQLAMPSTTALPSYATLSRRPKRGHLIRAQSTPEQSVNRSHSFAVRTRRKGPPPPPPKRLSSVSSSSSSSTETAKSPAPPIGQVETDNPESVKSIAATPETTIMGPKANLCREGKTALSGSSEISRRRVLSQSETSMHPQAKRDDRVVKSDSEEDEGAKDKGLDSSSSPQNSSGECIPFAEEGNLTIKQRPKASKVDSTTEAPEKETSAKVPELPEFKLKESDTVKRRHKLKEKDQPLAMPTSRGESGQQCLSAVNLCISEISITPPYVQPLIVQALKTPLSPEPASPPKPAHHTSNLNQHAPAVTAGQQGVMLSVVQNVAFAAPTSSMPCSPVAVPPVQMVTSGTFQACVEAGPESMLVQQRLDQTSSSLEKALKAVEKKLTLEDMNDGGCNTVKSAGNILDDIGNMFDDLAYQLDAMLD
- the LOC108255837 gene encoding caskin-2 isoform X4, which encodes MGKEQELLQAIKNGDLSSTQKLLTKFKGSRNKLLGSTKRLNINYQDPEGFSALHHAALTGTTDLLSLLLEAHATVDIKDSNGMRPLHYAAWQGKTDSVLMLLRAGASVNGASQDGQIPLHLAAQYGHYDVSEMLLQHQSNPCCVNKAKKTPLDLACEFGRLKVVQLLLSSNMITTLLEGDSGDPTDSAFNTPLHLAARNGHKDIIRLLLKVGININRVTKAGTALHEAALYGKTEVVRLLLDAGIDSNIRNSYNQTALDIVNQFTTSHASKDIKQLLRDATGILQVRALKDYWNLHDPTALNIRAGDVIMVLEQHMDGRWKGHIHDSQRGIDRVGYFPPSIVEVISRHYGGTLSRHCSMPCQRHQLCRAPLSSGLSMNTSATPKTDDSYIPNSLLAPTHANCLSTNRGGPPSSCSQLTLPFLEDIWVLRNSCAAGDRNSVGSTGSVGSTRSAGSGQSTENTTTSNGQHSTNAEASKPPVPLVGDSAQLDHLKQPDHSAGIHQRTVLAVPKTSEQSFFQQFVRPQQLLEGRQDAEAIYQWLSEFQLEQYTCNFINAGYDVPTISRMTPEDLTAIGVTKPGHRKKISMEIGNLSIPEWLPEYTPVDLGEWLSAIGLPQYHTKLLENGYDSINIVRDLTWEDLQEIGITKLGHQKKIMLAVKKLSDLHKALLQAESGQGTLRCKHLSALDLLPIDGGDPTKPYTHKMLTFQASELSAELQSAMSTQHDDLQEGLAIKSAVALSVSQESIDARSGGSGWSQENPIMSCSFSSATPCHSQSQDSQLNSPSKQRNIPEGQDHQQKGPTGSCPSCIMMDVKPKPGSSLAQKAFSYLNANSGTATLDHSLPRVPKKHTQNLTRHALSDGEAEEEDDEQLAMPSTTALPSYATLSRRPKRGHLIRAQSTPEQSVNRSHSFAVRTRRKGPPPPPPKRLSSVSSSSSSSTETAKSPAPPIGQVETDNPESVKSIAATPETTIMGPKANLCREGKTALSGSSEISRRRVLSQSETSMHPQAKRDDRVVKSDSEEDEGAKDKGLDSSSSPQNSSGECIPFAEEGNLTIKQRPKASKVDSTTEAPEKETSAKVPELPEFKLKESDTVKRRHKLKEKDQPLAMPTSRGESGQQCLSAVNLCISEISITPPYVQPLIVQALKTPLSPEPASPPKPAHHTTGQQGVMLSVVQNVAFAAPTSSMPCSPVAVPPVQMVTSGTFQACVEAGPESMLVQQRLDQTSSSLEKALKAVEKKLTLEDMNDGGCNTVKSAGNILDDIGNMFDDLAYQLDAMLD
- the LOC108255837 gene encoding caskin-2 isoform X2 yields the protein MGKEQELLQAIKNGDLSSTQKLLTKFKGSRNKLLGSTKRLNINYQDPEGFSALHHAALTGTTDLLSLLLEAHATVDIKDSNGMRPLHYAAWQGKTDSVLMLLRAGASVNGASQDGQIPLHLAAQYGHYDVSEMLLQHQSNPCCVNKAKKTPLDLACEFGRLKVVQLLLSSNMITTLLEGDSGDPTDSAFNTPLHLAARNGHKDIIRLLLKVGININRVTKAGTALHEAALYGKTEVVRLLLDAGIDSNIRNSYNQTALDIVNQFTTSHASKDIKQLLRDATGILQVRALKDYWNLHDPTALNIRAGDVIMVLEQHMDGRWKGHIHDSQRGIDRVGYFPPSIVEVISRHYGGTLSRHCSMPCQRHQLCRAPLSSGLSMNTSATPKTDDSYIPNSLLAPTHANCLSTNRGGPPSSCSQLTLPFLEDIWVLRNSCAAGDRNSVGSTGSVGSTRSAGSGQSTENTTTSNGQHSTNAEASKPPVPLVGDSAQLDHLKQPDHSAGIHQRTVLAVPKTSEQSFFQQFVRPQQLLEGRDAEAIYQWLSEFQLEQYTCNFINAGYDVPTISRMTPEDLTAIGVTKPGHRKKISMEIGNLSIPEWLPEYTPVDLGEWLSAIGLPQYHTKLLENGYDSINIVRDLTWEDLQEIGITKLGHQKKIMLAVKKLSDLHKALLQAESGQGTLRCKHLSALDLLPIDGGDPTKPYTHKMLTFQASELSAELQSAMSTQHDDLQEGLAIKSAVALSVSQESIDARSGGSGWSQENPIMSCSFSSATPCHSQSQDSQLNSPSKQRNIPEGQDHQQKGPTGSCPSCIMMDVKPKPGSSLAQKAFSYLNANSGTATLDHSLPRVPKKHTQNLTRHALSDGEAEEEDDEQLAMPSTTALPSYATLSRRPKRGHLIRAQSTPEQSVNRSHSFAVRTRRKGPPPPPPKRLSSVSSSSSSSTETAKSPAPPIGQVETDNPESVKSIAATPETTIMGPKANLCREGKTALSGSSEISRRRVLSQSETSMHPQAKRDDRVVKSDSEEDEGAKDKGLDSSSSPQNSSGECIPFAEEGNLTIKQRPKASKVDSTTEAPEKETSAKVPELPEFKLKESDTVKRRHKLKEKDQPLAMPTSRGESGQQCLSAVNLCISEISITPPYVQPLIVQALKTPLSPEPASPPKPAHHTSNLNQHAPAVTAGQQGVMLSVVQNVAFAAPTSSMPCSPVAVPPVQMVTSGTFQACVEAGPESMLVQQRLDQTSSSLEKALKAVEKKLTLEDMNDGGCNTVKSAGNILDDIGNMFDDLAYQLDAMLD
- the LOC108255837 gene encoding caskin-2 isoform X3 produces the protein MGKEQELLQAIKNGDLSSTQKLLTKFKGSRNKLLGSTKRLNINYQDPEGFSALHHAALTGTTDLLSLLLEAHATVDIKDSNGMRPLHYAAWQGKTDSVLMLLRAGASVNGASQDGQIPLHLAAQYGHYDVSEMLLQHQSNPCCVNKAKKTPLDLACEFGRLKVVQLLLSSNMITTLLEGDSGDPTDSAFNTPLHLAARNGHKDIIRLLLKVGININRVTKAGTALHEAALYGKTEVVRLLLDAGIDSNIRNSYNQTALDIVNQFTTSHASKDIKQLLRDATGILQVRALKDYWNLHDPTALNIRAGDVIMVLEQHMDGRWKGHIHDSQRGIDRVGYFPPSIVEVISRHYGGTLSRHCSMPCQRHQLCRAPLSSGLSMNTSATPKTDDSYIPNSLLAPTHANCLSTNRGGPPSSCSQLTLPFLEDIWVLRNSCAGDRNSVGSTGSVGSTRSAGSGQSTENTTTSNGQHSTNAEASKPPVPLVGDSAQLDHLKQPDHSAGIHQRTVLAVPKTSEQSFFQQFVRPQQLLEGRQDAEAIYQWLSEFQLEQYTCNFINAGYDVPTISRMTPEDLTAIGVTKPGHRKKISMEIGNLSIPEWLPEYTPVDLGEWLSAIGLPQYHTKLLENGYDSINIVRDLTWEDLQEIGITKLGHQKKIMLAVKKLSDLHKALLQAESGQGTLRCKHLSALDLLPIDGGDPTKPYTHKMLTFQASELSAELQSAMSTQHDDLQEGLAIKSAVALSVSQESIDARSGGSGWSQENPIMSCSFSSATPCHSQSQDSQLNSPSKQRNIPEGQDHQQKGPTGSCPSCIMMDVKPKPGSSLAQKAFSYLNANSGTATLDHSLPRVPKKHTQNLTRHALSDGEAEEEDDEQLAMPSTTALPSYATLSRRPKRGHLIRAQSTPEQSVNRSHSFAVRTRRKGPPPPPPKRLSSVSSSSSSSTETAKSPAPPIGQVETDNPESVKSIAATPETTIMGPKANLCREGKTALSGSSEISRRRVLSQSETSMHPQAKRDDRVVKSDSEEDEGAKDKGLDSSSSPQNSSGECIPFAEEGNLTIKQRPKASKVDSTTEAPEKETSAKVPELPEFKLKESDTVKRRHKLKEKDQPLAMPTSRGESGQQCLSAVNLCISEISITPPYVQPLIVQALKTPLSPEPASPPKPAHHTSNLNQHAPAVTAGQQGVMLSVVQNVAFAAPTSSMPCSPVAVPPVQMVTSGTFQACVEAGPESMLVQQRLDQTSSSLEKALKAVEKKLTLEDMNDGGCNTVKSAGNILDDIGNMFDDLAYQLDAMLD